TATAGAAACTGTGGTGAAAGTCTGAGCTCAACCTATACACCCCCAACcatcccccacccacccccaatcTGCTCCTAACAAGTCTTGCAGAAACAATGTCATGTTAGACACATGAATAATCCACATGTTGGAACTGCAAATTAAGGCCAGTCAACACAAGTCAAATGTTTTATCTGAACTGACgtccccaaaacaaacaaaggaggaagaaaaatgCGTGACAATTAATGTTGAGgccagaaagaaagagaaaagaatgCTTTTGGAAGAGATTTGATGTTTACATGATGTTCTCTTGGCTGGAATTGGAAGGAGGAGCGTGAAGAAACAAATTTCAGTGGACACATACAGTAGGATCATTTgtcgtctctttttttttttttaggcagggGGGTGGGAAAGTAGGCCAAGATAAGCTCCGGGCTCATACGCATGCTGCGCAACACCCACATACGTCTCCCTCCCTATCACCCACTCAGTCATCCCTTGCTTTCCTCCCTGCGTCCTTTTGCTCGCGTTTTTGCTTCGTTATCCACTCTCACATTTTGAGCATCCGCCTCGTCCTTCTGCCCCTGAGCATCTCTCTGTTTGATCTGCTCCTTCATCCTCACTCCCCGGCACCCGCTGCTAGGAAAATCTTCTCCCAAAGCAATTGAAACATGATGAGCTACGCCAAATGAGAAGTTGCAAAGTCGACAGGTATTGTTTAGTTCAGTGATTCAGCGCAACCACTCTGCAGTGAGGTGTCCTGCAGAAAATGTTCTAATTTCACTCTGTTCAAAAATTATTAACTAAATCTATACAAATTACGGTAAAAATAATGTATGAAATATTTGTTTACAAACAAATGCTTTTCTCAAGATGGCGCACGTTACATTTAACCTTTGTATACATGTTGCTTCTCATACAACAGaatagctttgtgttcaactgcAGGACCATATTTCacaatttgtgagtaaatgaGATGAGTTCACCATTAGTTATGTAAGTTACATATATCTTTTGCGACATATTTGTTTAATGGCATACAATGCGATTTAAAATGCGTCTTTGCTCAATAAAGGATGGGAAATACTGGTTTAGTTGGTTAGGTAGCGAGCAGAATTGCACAAAGAATAACAGTCCTCCATGGAATTTTGTCCAGAACAAGATCCTGTTGAAATTTATGTGCAAGTCTAGGTAAGAGAAAGTATTTTCATAATTTCGGTTCCATAACAATGCATACGTTCGCCAACCCCCAGGATGTAAATGCACTTTTTTGTCGCATTCGTAAACCTGAAAGTAACTTGTGGCTACCCTatggggagattttttttcccacccactcttataaatgttttttttttcccgcatttGAGTTGTCAATCATCATCAAAATGGGTTTGGTCCCCTTGTCATCATGGACCAGGGGGTAGTCTGCCTACAAATGGAGaaagaaaactgaaataaatacataatacacttttccacatttattttttcgtttttgcATTAGCTAGATCAATACATTTTAGATGACATTGTTTTCCTGATAGAACTGATTCCCCCAAACCCGAGAATAATCAAATGCATTGTGCCTTTGTCTTCCACCATACTTCCCCAAAGCAGGACCAAACTTGCTAAAAGacagcaaatacaaataaaactcaCCTCAATTcctgttttcacttcaattaaCACTTTTAATCATGGCAGTAGTCTGCACTGTCTTATATGGTGTTATATTTAGTATTTAATAAACCACACAATAATTACAATACCGTTGCCATCAACAATGACTTTTCATCttcatataaacaaataaactgCCAAACTTTTTATCTTCTTTGCACTATAAAGTACGTACCTACTTATGAGAAACTTTTAGTACAGTGATAGGGGAGACAGTTGAAGTCTGCTTGTACCGGTTTCCGTTGTACCCAAACACAGACGCattgttttccatttattttccattcaaatACGAATACAAAAAATGCTGTTCAAATATAGACTTTAATGTGCTGTAGGGAGAGTTCATTACCATGTTGGTTTAAATGATGTTTTGTTAATGTTTCCACTTTTAGTTGAACGTGTGAATCCATAATGATGCCACATGAAGCACTTTAACACGCTTAACCAGAGTGTAAATGAAAATTCTTTCCAGCTTCTTCATTTAGGATGAACTCACGTATGCCAGATTTTAAATGGAGGCGTCGCGCTTTCAATTAGTGTGACAATCTCTTCATTCTTCCCTGCTCGTTGTGTTCCTCTTTGGCTTTCAAGTCGAACATATTTGAGAGCTGATATTGGCTTGCTTGGCAAACCAGGCGCCAGCTCTCCCTCgcccctctctctccctctcaatCAAGGCCCACTTTGCAATGTTTTATGCTCTCACGTGACCTTGTGATTCAGAAATATGCGCAAATTTGCCAATAAATTATTCCACTGCTACCAATGGAACATGAAGTAACTCTAAAATGCGTTTCAAGGGTTATTTCGCACATCTACAAGGGAAATGCCGCAAGTCATGTCATTGATGTGACAAAatagaaaagtattttttgaatCCAATTATTGACAACTAATCTACtattaaattcaaatattttgataatcATTTTAGGGAGCTTGTCTAACTTAAAACTATATAAATGCTCAACCCTTTTCAAGCCTCTAAGATTTTTTTGTCCACCATGAAAGTGGATTGATTATCTTTGTTTCATCAAAATTCTGCTTtggaaaagaaacatttttgcctAATTTGACCAAATAAGTGACTGTATCAGAAGTCATTTATGTTCGTGCATTTTCTCCAGGAAGTTTGAAATAGAGATGGGGTGTCCTGTTTTTGAATAACAGGAATCCGATTAATCGATTATTAAAACTATGATTAGTTGTAGCCTTAATTTTAATACAATTTTGCGGAACAGTGTGGCTCTAACCTAAGACCTCAAGTCAGTTAGCATCAAAGTATTAGCTCTGgatgtatttcactttttttttttttttcttttctgctagACTTGTGATAACAGAATTAAAGTGTAAACCTTAATTGACAAGATGGTGTCCTTGCAAGCATGCATATCGCTCACTGCGCTGGTTGGTCAcaccatgtttttgttgtcagGGAGCTCGATGTGGGAGCAATGAGTGAAGCGGCTGCCACGTTGCTCGGGACTCACGACTTCAGCAGCTTCAGGGCAGTCAACTCTGACATGCCTTTTAAAAACCCCGTGAAGACCCTGGATGTCGCCAGGATACAGCCTGGCAGAGCATTTGTATCTGAGCACTTCCACAGGTAATCAGGATTTAAGGATTATACCCCCCCACCTATCAAACCGAAATTGTAGAATACcagatactgtaattcccggcctacagagcgcacctggttataagcgtcacccaatacatttgcgcctttttggtacatacatacaccgcagctgtgtaaaagccacaactgctcacattgaaacaagatatttacaaagaaagacagtacacagagagtttaacgctagcaccgcagcgctaacgctagcgccaccccactaacgctagtgtcgggctggtaaaaaaaaaaaaaaaaaacataccggtaaaaaaaaaatcactgagacacggtattaacacgctagcacagtgctaacagggctggaccggtaaaagtcagttcctcgccacatatactccactggtctcactcttaccttttctttCGAGTGGCCCCTTAcggccgaaagaaaaaaatgcaaattagctgcatcaccgcataaaccgcagggttgaaagcctgtgaaaaaagtcacatattataggccagaaattacggtaaatatgtGGTATGAGCTggctatttctgaaaatgtgcctGAAACTGAGTAGTTCTGAATTCAGCTAAATAATATAACACATTAGCTATGAGAAACTGAGCTACAGCTCCATTATGGAAAGTCCTCCAGGCAGAATTACAGGTCCTTACTTTAACAGAGTTCTGTTCCTACGACACATAACATTGTAAGTTGCAACAGGTGTAGTCTCTAATAAAACCAtgcatacagtaaatatttatcTGAAAAACACAAGACACAACACAgggcaaaatataaaataaaattgaaaacaattCCTTTACTCCTGTGGTTGGCTTGCACACTGGAAGGGACACACAATCTGTCATGCTTTAAcacgttttgtttgtgttaatgaACGTGTCATTGATGCGTCATGTATACTTTTTGCACTTCAGACGAGGAGCATTCCAAATACTCCACTGTGGTAATGGAGGAGGCGGTAGAGGGATTGCGTATCTGTAGGTGACAAATAGCACTTCCTtcttcaagaataattatttgcCTGGATGGACGTAGCTGACAATGTGAACAAATGGAGGCTGTTAGCAGATGCAGCATTTACGGGAGTAATACTGTCACGAAACTGAAAGCCACATCCtcttttattgaaataaatggttGCGCTTTGGTCTTGCATCTTCAAAAGATTGTCCTGCAGTTAAGTTATCATTGTTTTTTCATGAGTGTCACCGTTAGTAACAATTGTAAAAGAAGAAACGGAGGGGTGAATTATTGAAAAGCCAAAGCTTGATTTGAGTTGTGCTATGTGAGGCTTGGAACTTAATGTTTGTCTGGGtgtgctgatttaaaaaaaaaaaaaaagcctcaacaCAATCAGCCATGAGgattcttcagatttttttttagtaatcattattttataatttgcaactgctttttttatttgatcttaATATCCtctcaaaatatttcaaatgggGAAATGTAAAGTTTATCAGTAATACTTCATGAAGACAATAATATTCAGATTTATTGTTGATTTATTTGGTTTCTCATAGATTGCTGTAGTGTAGAACCACACTTACAATACACTAAGACCATgtcaaaaaactaaaaaaaaaatctattctagTAATGACTAATTAAATTGAGGAGATGGAGGGGGGGTGACTTGGGCACAAAGTTGCCAGTTTTACTGGACAAAGTCAGAAAAGTTACTGAAAGTAAACTATTATGCAGTGTGAACACTTTGTATTGGAGCCAGGAACTTCCaatgtttgactttttcaaaatagtaaattgtacaatttttttttttttttttttacagatgcatcccccccccacattaattaattaataatggtGTCTTACAGAGAGATTCCAGTCTGGGAGTTGACATTTCAAAGCAGATCTTTTCTCTATAAGCAGGTATGTTCTGATATGTTATGGTGCTGCGTAGGGTTCTAAATGAGCTGTAAAGTATACAGTCAATTTATAGAAACTTTCCACCAAAAGAGTTGTAAGCGTAATTGTGTGGGTGGACTTTTAAGTCTTCATATTTGATGCCCTGTCGCTCTTATTTAGACTGACTGACAGTGCCTCTGATGCTTGCAGCCAAGTAGCGCACTTAATTTCGCCTTAATTGGTTCAAGACACGATTAAATTGACAATTCCAACTCTAGTGCTGGTATTTGTGCATGTTTCTTTTCTCTATTTAAaccatattgttgttgttgttttaggtGCGCAGAATGACGGGCGCCCTCGTGGCCGTGGGCCAGGGAAGGCTCTCACTAACTAAGCTGAAAGACATCATGGAGGCTCGGGACTCTCTGGCTTATCCACAAAACATAGTTGCTCCTGCCCGCGGCCTCTTCCTCACCAGAGTGGACTACAGAGAGTCAGGTGTgaacggaagaaaaaaaaacaaaacaaaattgctcaattgaACAGTCTCATAGATCGTGGttgacttcccccccccccattagaaTCAGTTATAATTGAATACGATACAGGGTCACATTGTCAGTATTATAAAACCTTTAAGATCGTACTGGCAAGTTTTAAGTAACAAattaaatccattcatccattttcttagccgcttatcctcacaaaggctgcgggattgctggagcctatgccaactgtcaacgggcaggaggcggggtacaccctgaactggttgccagctaatcgcaggggcacatcgagacaaacagctgcactgacactcacctaggggcaaattagagtgccAATTCATGttgcctgttttggggatgtgggaggaaaccggagtgcttggagaaaacccacggaggcacggggagaacatgcaaactccacataggcgcgtccggaattgaacctgggacatcagaactgtgagaccaatgctttccagctgatccagcgtGCTTCCACAAATGACATCAAATCAACACAAATCAATCGAATTATTGCCTCTTTTACAAGAATGCAAATAAATTAACCCCCGTataatgaaattaaattctGACCCTAAGTTTGGCAAAGGGGGGGTTAAATGTAACTTGGCTTCTGGCGTTGAGTTACGTGTCAAAAAGAGTAAGAAGTTCAATGCACAGTAAAATGGAGCAAATATCCAAGCAGTCACTGACGTGGCAGGAGGATTACAATTATTCTGTGCCATGTAGTCCATTGTTCTTTGATAAGACAAGATCAAGAGGTGTGAAGCAGTTTGCTGTCACtatttaaatccatttttaGTGCCAGGGTTGCTTTCACTGGTTAGTTCTTTTCTTGTGGCATGgtgaagagagaaaaaagaaagtaaaacctATATGTGCTGTCAATCCTTGCCCCACGAACCACATTAAAACCTGCTTTGGATATTACATAACTAAACTATCTCCTATCTTCAAGTTATCATTACTACTACTAGGGTGATAATTTTTTGTATTAGATTGGGATGGTACACATCTGTGAGAATCGTTTATCATGTTATGCTGTGTTGAAATTGGTTCATTATTTTTCCATCAGATCTGCTGCTGTCGCCACAAACCTCAACTGGAGACACCCAACGAGTGACACAAAAACTCATGTGAATGTTCATGTAataaatttttaatatttaagacTTTGTTGTCAATACTGTGTTTTTATGACACAAAAGACTGCAAACATGACCACCTACAGATTCTTTTAATTCATATAAAGAACACACGAGTGTCTGTGAATCCAGCTCGGCTAGTTGACCACAAACCCACATTGAGCCTATCTTGTTTGATTACTCTTTAAGCCTAGGTACTGTGCATACATGAACACAGGGTAGTTTCTAATATCAAAAAGTGTGGAGTGTGTGCATCCTAACAGTGGTATACCATACAGAACAtgcacacatccccaaaagtaGTCAGCCACTATCTTTGCAAGTTCTAACAATGAAAAAGAGGCCtgcaattttcatcataggtattcAGGTACCTCACCTATGAAAGACTAAATGAGGGGGAGGaatccagaaaatcacatttaatggggatcattgtcatgttttaaGACCCTACCACATTTCTTCTTCAAATGCCCTTGCTGGTGGGTTTTCACTCAAAAGCTCACAATACATCCTCCATTCATTCTCCTTTTCACAGTTCTGTCATCCTGATGCCTTTGCAAGAAAAATAGCTCCAAagcatgcttcacaataggcaTGGTGTCCTTTGGATGCAACTCAGCATTATTTCTCTTCACAAAAGTTCTGTTGGTTCCACCTAACATTACCACTCCGCTTCTGGCTCACCCAAACGCGCTCTAGCAAACCAGATAGTGCTGGACAGCTACTGGTTTTAGAATGGGTACACGTCTGGCACTGCAGGGTTTAACAggccctaaattttcgaaggtgcatttaggggctcctagaAGTCCTTAAAAATCAGCGAAAGCCGGTCAAGCCtataaaaaggccttaaattaaaaaaaaaaaaaaaaaaaaaaaaatcaaagggaggacctcaaccgccaaaattctccctaaaaaaaaattcttttatgtaaaaaaaaaaattagcgaTCCGTccggcgtccaaaacagccggaaattgtcaacggaagtcaccgtgctGACAACTcatcgccatcttgtcgatattccattgtttgtttccgtgagtaggcatttcacttcgtcacaatgtagcgtagttctttcatcgatccaacttgtatcacggggaagtgcatttttcaagaagcttgggttgaaagtaaggagttcgggagctgggttcgtcgagatccaaaagatcggcacatgatttactgccatctgtgcaagcagagttaccagcttgaaaacatgggcgtcaaagcgctggagtggcaccggaaaaacaggagacacgctgatttggcgaggactctctcatcttccgttggtatgaatctgtttctaaaatatcaagatagtgaagcatcaacttcaggcagtggtaatGGCAATGCATGCGCGCCTatagttgtccagtcatcgacttcaaccagccagaaatcAGGCTtcatgaacgtagttcaatacacggagacagactcgttaaaggcagagatcgtgtggactttgaaagtgatctgcagccattacactcacaaatcttgtgaaaataattcaaaagtgtttgcagtcatgtgcccagacagtgacattgctaaaaactaccactgtgggaaaacgaagacttcgtacctggctacatttggcatcgctgcccacttttcatcgctactgcctcaaagccaaaaaagacagaatagagactgacatatctacgcctattgagaaggctgacaggctgtgtgaggaggcagaagaaaagaggaatctgaggtttatcaccgaggccaatgcactcagaggcagaacaaaggacaagagagccactttggcacctctgcagtaacaaatagaggaggcactgggtaggctcaaggagctagagtaggggtgctgagacagacatcagtagaagatatttgtgtatatagttgcaattgtagttacaatctgtttttctgtagactgttatgtgaagacattgacaatggtcatatcaatgagaactaccacaagggccgacaggtgatcactgtcacaggtactgaggtactggaacatttgatgaaccaagaatggttgatggcaccattgggtgagtcttttttccttactcttgatttcccacgatggccctaaatttttcgtgtcagccctaaattttttccgtgtcagccctaaatttttcgtgtcagcccctaagaattcCCCtcaaaagcccttaaatttatttggtcagactgagtatgaaccctgtttgAGTCTTTGGCGATGTAGAGTGTTTGATGGTAGTCTTTGTTATGATGGTCTCAACACTCTACTGGTCATTCAGTATCAGTAGGTCACCCCCATGTGGTTCTGGGGGTTTTGCACAATGTCCTTGTGACCATTTTAACCCCGCGGCATGAGATTTTGCGTGGAACCCCCAGATTGAGGGGGATTATCAGTGGTCTTGCATGTCTTCCATCTTCTCATCATTGATTTCTTCACCCCAGTCTGCTTACTTATTGCATATTCCATCTTCACAGCCTGGTGTCCAGTTCTACAAGTTTGTCACCAGCATacctttgacagctctttgctcttggCTAAAGTGGGCTTTGGAGCGTGACTGTTTTAGGTTGTGGACAGCTGTCTTATACTAATGAGTTAAAACGGGTGCCATTAATACAGGTAATGGATGGAGGACAGAGGAGCTTCTCGAAGAAGCCAGAATTGTGTGAGAGCTAGAAATCCTACTTGTTTGGAGGtgaccaaatactttttttccatttccttttttAAGAATCAGATGTGATTTtctggatccccccccccccttttaaatCTTTGTCGCTCGTTGGGGACGGACAGCCGTCATCAAAATTACAGGCCTCGGTTATCTCTTTAAATGGGAGAACTGGCACAACTGGTggctgacaaaatattttttgcccccccccgccccaataTGTTATACTTCCAAATGAAACTGCATACACCATTTCATTTTCACAGATGATCCATGTTGATATTTAGCACACACTGTCGCTAGCCTTTGATTTCGCTGCATCAATTTCTCGCAAACCAAGAATAAAAGCAGACCACTGTCACCATCTTGTCAGTGATTACCAAATGAGGTTTGTTCATTCAATGTGTTAAGAGGATTGCTCTGACATTTTAGTTGC
This portion of the Syngnathoides biaculeatus isolate LvHL_M chromosome 10, ASM1980259v1, whole genome shotgun sequence genome encodes:
- the pusl1 gene encoding tRNA pseudouridine synthase-like 1 — protein: MNHQTRYLIFFQYIGTKYSGVVKTLPHQPRRRGVQDHIEDAIRRLKPLNPVSLSISSRTDSGVHALSNSAHFDFQRTIDKPPFSEDILVDALNFHLKAEQISITRAYRVPDDFHARFQALSRTYVYRIAPGLPRPSQLPLMERDMCWNLRHMELDVGAMSEAAATLLGTHDFSSFRAVNSDMPFKNPVKTLDVARIQPGRAFVSEHFHREIPVWELTFQSRSFLYKQVRRMTGALVAVGQGRLSLTKLKDIMEARDSLAYPQNIVAPARGLFLTRVDYRESDLLLSPQTSTGDTQRVTQKLM